A genomic stretch from Sphingobacterium sp. ML3W includes:
- a CDS encoding DUF72 domain-containing protein, protein MKVLYFSGTSGILLPYRNKSYYPKDLKDRSRLAVYSLLFNSLEVNSTFYKIPRKETVERWSQETNDSFRFTFKLWKGITHQKDLIFEPSDVIKFLDIINSVDKKKGCLLIQLPPSTKFSSLTNLDKLLRCMATDKRSLDWQVCIEFRHQSWYRMETMTLLNSYGMNLVLHDKDGGGINIQYTGSDMIYIRFHGPKGDYKGSYEDAVLYEYSGYIKEWLAEGKEVYVYFNNTIGAAIANLRTLEEYIKRL, encoded by the coding sequence ATGAAGGTTCTATATTTTTCAGGTACAAGCGGAATTCTGTTGCCCTACAGGAACAAAAGCTATTATCCCAAAGATTTAAAGGATAGGAGCAGGCTTGCTGTATATAGTCTGTTGTTCAATTCTTTGGAGGTAAATAGCACGTTTTACAAGATACCCCGCAAGGAGACTGTCGAACGATGGTCTCAGGAAACAAACGATAGCTTTCGTTTTACTTTTAAGCTTTGGAAGGGAATTACTCATCAAAAGGATTTAATTTTTGAACCAAGCGATGTTATTAAATTTTTGGATATTATTAATAGTGTTGATAAGAAGAAGGGGTGTTTGTTGATACAATTACCTCCATCAACCAAATTTTCCTCATTGACCAATTTAGATAAGCTTTTAAGATGTATGGCAACTGATAAACGAAGTTTGGATTGGCAAGTATGCATTGAGTTTCGTCATCAGTCCTGGTATCGCATGGAAACAATGACACTGTTAAATTCTTATGGTATGAATTTGGTATTACACGATAAAGATGGTGGCGGAATAAACATACAGTACACCGGTAGTGATATGATTTATATACGTTTTCATGGACCAAAAGGTGATTATAAGGGGAGCTATGAAGATGCCGTATTATATGAATATAGTGGTTATATCAAAGAATGGCTAGCTGAAGGAAAAGAAGTTTATGTTTATTTTAACAATACCATCGGCGCTGCTATTGCCAATCTCAGAACATTAGAAGAATATATTAAAAGATTATAA
- a CDS encoding alpha/beta hydrolase codes for MKSLIKQLALVLLSLVYSLSNAQTDRPVLDIMLNNYQYPYEVHYLNLKSQGEEIKMAYMDVSSQQPNGHTVLLLHGKNFNGAYWKTTIQALNSAGYRVIIPDQIGFGKSSKPTAYQFTFQQLAQNTKLLLDKLGLDKVALLGHSMGGMLATRFTLMYPETVEKLVLENPIGLEDWKLVAPYTSIDQNFQTELKTGYESAKKYQSGFYYDNKWKPEYDEWVYLLTGWTKAKDYSIVAMVNAKTSDMIFTQPVVYEFQYIKTPTLLIIGTRDRTAIGKANVKDPKVAAKMGLYQYLGKETRQKIKGSKLVELDNVGHLPHIEAFDRFITPLVSFLKD; via the coding sequence ATGAAATCATTGATAAAACAGCTTGCTCTTGTACTGCTCAGTCTCGTCTATTCGTTATCAAACGCACAGACAGATCGCCCTGTACTGGATATTATGCTCAATAATTATCAATACCCTTATGAAGTACATTACTTAAATTTAAAGAGTCAGGGTGAAGAAATAAAAATGGCCTATATGGATGTCAGCTCGCAACAACCGAATGGTCACACCGTGTTACTACTCCACGGCAAAAATTTCAACGGAGCATACTGGAAAACAACCATTCAGGCGCTAAATTCGGCTGGGTATCGCGTTATAATACCTGATCAGATTGGATTTGGTAAATCTTCGAAACCCACAGCTTATCAGTTTACTTTTCAGCAGCTAGCGCAAAATACAAAATTGCTTTTAGACAAGTTGGGACTTGATAAGGTCGCCTTACTTGGGCACTCTATGGGCGGGATGCTTGCAACGAGATTTACATTAATGTATCCCGAAACTGTGGAAAAACTTGTTTTAGAAAATCCCATTGGGCTGGAAGACTGGAAACTTGTCGCACCTTATACTTCCATCGACCAAAATTTTCAAACGGAATTAAAAACGGGATATGAATCTGCAAAAAAGTACCAAAGCGGATTCTATTACGACAACAAATGGAAGCCGGAATACGATGAATGGGTGTACCTACTTACAGGCTGGACAAAAGCTAAGGATTATTCCATCGTTGCCATGGTAAATGCCAAAACATCAGACATGATCTTTACTCAACCTGTTGTTTATGAATTTCAGTATATAAAAACACCCACCCTGCTCATCATCGGTACGCGAGATAGAACTGCGATCGGTAAAGCCAACGTAAAAGATCCTAAAGTAGCCGCAAAAATGGGACTGTATCAATATTTAGGAAAGGAAACACGACAAAAAATCAAAGGTTCAAAACTCGTCGAACTCGACAACGTTGGACATCTGCCCCATATTGAAGCTTTCGACCGATTTATCACACCCCTTGTTTCATTTCTGAAAGACTGA
- a CDS encoding sigma-70 family RNA polymerase sigma factor: MGINYLLHIQTFEGYYDQWSTKVYQYAFNKTRSSYLAEETVQRVFIKLWKNLNEKNIDATVESQIFCIARTTILDLIKEEYNRKKLLQTENELIQRYSPQDDYYAKQLETTLQHIINQFPEKRKQIFMLSRYSNLSHKQIADKLSISSKTVENQITLALKAIRKALLLSILMLNLF; the protein is encoded by the coding sequence ATGGGAATCAATTATTTGCTACATATCCAAACATTTGAAGGATACTATGATCAATGGAGTACCAAAGTATACCAATATGCGTTCAATAAAACCAGATCCTCTTATTTAGCCGAAGAAACTGTACAGCGTGTATTTATTAAGCTTTGGAAAAACTTAAATGAAAAGAATATTGACGCTACTGTAGAATCTCAGATCTTTTGTATTGCAAGGACAACAATTTTGGATCTAATCAAAGAAGAATATAATAGAAAGAAACTTCTTCAAACAGAAAATGAGCTCATTCAGCGCTATTCCCCACAAGATGATTACTATGCCAAACAGCTTGAAACTACATTACAACATATAATTAATCAATTCCCCGAAAAGCGAAAACAGATCTTTATGTTGAGCCGCTATTCCAATCTATCCCATAAACAAATAGCGGATAAACTCTCGATATCATCCAAGACAGTAGAAAACCAAATTACCCTTGCCTTAAAAGCGATCAGAAAAGCATTATTGCTCTCCATACTGATGCTAAATCTTTTTTAA
- a CDS encoding FecR family protein, with amino-acid sequence MKITKELVEKYLRGEANTEEVKAVQNALDNNQLNLDDWLPASEWHNIEEHAAFEQHDSIKQSLIKKIMIRDTKQQIYALLKYAAILLLVGTLGWESFQYWKTTTNIPTITSAPKKQTPKLESPSNFYYINSGNSPMQIDVPDGSEIELYPNSEVKFADNFSSLSTRDIHLKGKAKFVVAKDKSRPFSVHTAGLTTTALGTIFSVDELKSSQTKVKLFEGRIQLKSLKNKTGSPPLLLEFIPNEEITIDHRQLQIIAEERMNFSKFNRRGFYSEKQNTLIFKNLALKDLLHIISQNYNIKLEFDSEAIEDKYYSGTYENDPSVFRKILSDIQELHHITITVQN; translated from the coding sequence ATGAAGATTACGAAAGAACTCGTTGAAAAATATCTCCGCGGAGAAGCAAATACCGAAGAAGTTAAAGCGGTTCAAAATGCACTGGATAATAACCAACTAAATTTGGATGATTGGCTTCCAGCAAGTGAATGGCACAATATAGAAGAACATGCAGCTTTTGAACAGCATGACTCAATCAAACAATCCCTGATCAAAAAAATTATGATAAGGGATACAAAACAACAAATCTATGCCCTACTGAAGTATGCTGCGATACTTTTACTTGTCGGAACACTAGGCTGGGAATCTTTTCAATATTGGAAGACAACAACAAATATCCCTACGATTACTTCTGCCCCAAAAAAACAAACTCCGAAATTGGAATCCCCAAGCAACTTCTATTATATTAATTCTGGCAATTCGCCGATGCAGATAGATGTTCCTGATGGATCAGAAATTGAACTTTATCCTAATTCGGAAGTTAAATTTGCAGATAATTTTTCTTCGCTGTCTACCCGTGATATTCATTTAAAAGGAAAGGCAAAGTTTGTTGTTGCCAAAGATAAGTCAAGACCGTTTAGTGTGCATACCGCTGGTTTAACAACAACCGCATTAGGTACAATATTCAGCGTAGATGAGCTAAAATCTTCACAAACAAAAGTCAAATTATTTGAAGGACGTATCCAATTAAAGAGTCTAAAAAATAAAACAGGATCCCCTCCTCTGCTCCTTGAATTTATACCAAATGAAGAAATAACCATCGATCATAGACAACTTCAAATTATCGCCGAAGAACGGATGAATTTTTCCAAATTCAACAGAAGAGGTTTTTATTCCGAAAAACAAAACACACTAATCTTCAAAAATTTAGCCCTTAAAGATCTACTACATATTATAAGTCAAAACTATAATATCAAACTTGAATTTGATTCCGAAGCTATCGAAGACAAATATTACAGTGGCACCTATGAAAATGATCCATCCGTCTTCCGAAAAATACTATCAGATATACAAGAACTCCACCACATTACTATAACTGTACAGAATTAA